Proteins encoded in a region of the Mercenaria mercenaria strain notata chromosome 1, MADL_Memer_1, whole genome shotgun sequence genome:
- the LOC123535055 gene encoding dynein light chain Tctex-type protein 2B-like, with the protein MEKGLSREILKAHNATGKSTDTVSHKSFGLRDRAGTMQSESSSGTGKLKLQRLRHKIKLFGGSFSKSGSESQIQKQYENTYRLEPDEKTKFSTKKAEETICHVLENYLKGKKYDPKKFPNLCKSLAELIKERVKTSGCQRYKLIAHVMILENQGQSMRHVSRCLWSKEHDNYATATFETSEFTAVGSVFATYYD; encoded by the coding sequence ATGGAAAAAGGGTTAAGCCGAGAGATATTGAAGGCGCATAACGCCACTGGTAAAAGTACTGATACCGTATCTCACAAATCGTTTGGACTTAGGGATCGCGCCGGAACCATGCAGAGTGAGAGCTCGAGCGGGACCGGTAAGCTCAAACTTCAGAGACTGAGACACAAAATCAAACTTTTTGGCGGATCTTTCTCGAAGAGCGGTTCAGAATCGCAAATACAGAAACAGTATGAAAACACGTACCGTTTGGAACCAGAcgagaaaacaaaattttctacaaaGAAAGCAGAAGAAACTATTTGTCACGTGCTGGAAAATTATTTGAAAGGGAAAAAGTACGATCCGAAGAAGTTTCCAAATTTGTGCAAAAGTTTAGCAGAACTGATCAAAGAACGCGTGAAGACTTCCGGTTGTCAGCGGTACAAATTGATTGCGCATGTCATGATTCTGGAAAATCAGGGACAGAGCATGCGCCACGTGAGCCGGTGTCTGTGGAGTAAAGAACATGACAATTATGCCACGGCGACGTTTGAAACGAGCGAATTTACGGCCGTCGGTAGTGTGTTTGCGACATACTATGATTAG